Part of the Prunus dulcis chromosome 8, ALMONDv2, whole genome shotgun sequence genome is shown below.
AACAAGCGTTCTGAGGCAATCCTGCCCAAGTCAACATTTCCATGTATTCTACAAGCACCAAGTAGAGCACCCCACACAGAAGCATCAGGCCGTACAGGCATGTTATCTATAAAACTATATGCCTTGTTTAAATGCCCAGCTCTACCAAGCAAATCTACCATGCAGCCATAGTGCTTTAAATTAGGCTTGATTCTGTAGTGCTCCTGCATCATATGAAAGTACGATTGACCTTCATCGACCAAACCTGAATGGCTACAAGCTGACAGTAACGATACAAAGGTTACATGATCTGGCTTAACCTCCTCATCTAGCATATCTTTGAATAGCTTCAGAGCTTTCTCACCGTGCCCATGAACTCCATGACTAGAAATTACGGCATTCCAGGGGATTGCACTCTTCCTGGGAACTTGGGAGAATAACAACAATGCATCATCTAATCTCCCGCATTTTGCATACATGTCAATCAAGCAGGTTCCCACAAATACATCCAAGTCAAGGCAATTCTTAATCACCCGTCCATGAATTTTCATCCCTTGTTGCAAGGCTCCTACAGAGGTATATGCTGGTAGAATGCTAACCCAAGTTCCATGGTTTGGAATTATTTCTTTGTACTCTTGCATCATTCGGTACACTTCAATTGCTTCACTTGCAAGACCATTTTGAGCATAACCTGTGATCAAAGTATTCCATGATATCACATCCTTGATAGGAAGTCCTTCAAAAACGGTACGTGCAGAGTATATAGCACCCAACTTTGCATACATATCCACAACTGCATTTCCAATGACAACATCTTGCACAAAAAAATCTCTCCTCAAGATGAATCCATGAACAGACCTACTCTTTGCAGCATCACTTAACTGAGCTAAAATTGAGGCCAAACTAACTAGTGTTAAAAAATCGGGTTGAATTCCAAGTAGTTGCATCGAATAAAATAATCCAAGTGCAGTCATTGGATCATCATTCTGCTCATGTGCGGCAATTATTGAGTTCCATGAAACCAAATCTCTTATGTCCATTTGATCAAAAATCCTCCGTGCATGCCCCAAGCTACCAAATTTGGAATACATGTTAATCAAAGCATTGCAAATTAACAGATCAAAGTCTAGTCCATGCTTTATGACATACAAATGAATCAACATCCCACTTAAGATATCACCTGATTGTGCACAAGCAGTTAGTAGACTTGTGGCAGTTACACGATCCATCTTTACCCCGTCTGATCTCATTTCAATTAAGACATCCAATGCGTCTGCTGCATTCCCATTTTGACAAAATCCAGAAATCATTGCATTCCAAGAACCCACATCTCGAATTGGCATCTCATCAAACAATCTACGAGCAATgccaacaaaaccaaaccgGGAATACAAATGGACCAAGGAAGCAGCCACAAAGACATCCCATTCAAACCCGAGCTTTAGAATCTGACAGTGTATCTTCTTCCCGTCAACTAGATTCTGACAAGCTTTCAAGACAGGAGGAAATGTGTAGAAATCAGGTCGAAGACCGGAGGTCAACAAAAACTGAGAGAAACAATCTATAGCTTCACGGAAATGCCCACTGCGAACATAAGCAGATACCATGGAATTCCAGGTATAGACATCTTTCCTCGGTATCAAATCAAAGGTGATGCGAGAGAATGACACATCACCAAGGTAGGCATAACGATTGACAAGCCTGGCGGAAAGAAAGATATTTTGAACTTTTCCTGATACCACAAGAAAAGCATGGAGTTGCTTAGCATGGTGAACGTTAGTGCAGGATTGGAATAGAAGGTCGATATCATCATTTTTGTTCTCATTTGCAAAGCCATCTGATGAAAATTGCAAAGTATTTGTAGCTGCCGAGAACAATTGGCAACAAAGTCCAAGCGAGGGCAAAAATTTGGAAACATGCCTACCTTTGCAGGTGGGCACCAAACTGGAAACagatataaaaaaacatcAGCAGGGCAGTGAATAAGCTTGAGTAAACAAAATGAACTGTGCCAATTGCATATTCCCTTCCTCAACACACAAATGAAACATGATCACTAAAACagtgaaaacaataaatatgaaaaaatatataatataatccTGTATGAAAAATTGATGTTTCATTCAGTAATAATATACAAGGATGCTTATCTCTCGGGATTCCATGGTTGTTCCTTAAGTAAAGAAGCTCATCTTTAAATAGATAGACACATACTGATTGTAATTAGAAATGTTGTGAAATGATCACTCAGCTCTTCCAATCATCcaatctctctcactcatATACTACTCTAAAGTATAGAttatgaagaaagaaagaaaaaagttatttGCTTAATGTGACTTGAAAATTACACCAAAACATGAAATTTCTTGAAGTTAGAAGATTTAGTTCCATCTGTTTTTCAAGAATTTCTCAGCAAGAAAACAAACTGTAGGGTAAAGAACAACAGAGGGAATGGTAATGGAGGTTCCTACCTGAACATACATGAAGGTTTCAGAGAAATTCCGAACGTTTCAATGGACTTGCTTAACAGAGGATGCCTCCCACCAGtgagggtttagggttttagatTAGAGATGAAGCTCAGAGAGATGATGAGCTCGTCTCTAATGAGGGGTGGGCTTATATGCGGTGCTATTGTAGCCGTTGGATATATC
Proteins encoded:
- the LOC117612197 gene encoding pentatricopeptide repeat-containing protein At4g33990 isoform X1 codes for the protein MFSLVPTCKGRHVSKFLPSLGLCCQLFSAATNTLQFSSDGFANENKNDDIDLLFQSCTNVHHAKQLHAFLVVSGKVQNIFLSARLVNRYAYLGDVSFSRITFDLIPRKDVYTWNSMVSAYVRSGHFREAIDCFSQFLLTSGLRPDFYTFPPVLKACQNLVDGKKIHCQILKLGFEWDVFVAASLVHLYSRFGFVGIARRLFDEMPIRDVGSWNAMISGFCQNGNAADALDVLIEMRSDGVKMDRVTATSLLTACAQSGDILSGMLIHLYVIKHGLDFDLLICNALINMYSKFGSLGHARRIFDQMDIRDLVSWNSIIAAHEQNDDPMTALGLFYSMQLLGIQPDFLTLVSLASILAQLSDAAKSRSVHGFILRRDFFVQDVVIGNAVVDMYAKLGAIYSARTVFEGLPIKDVISWNTLITGYAQNGLASEAIEVYRMMQEYKEIIPNHGTWVSILPAYTSVGALQQGMKIHGRVIKNCLDLDVFVGTCLIDMYAKCGRLDDALLLFSQVPRKSAIPWNAVISSHGVHGHGEKALKLFKDMLDEEVKPDHVTFVSLLSACSHSGLVDEGQSYFHMMQEHYRIKPNLKHYGCMVDLLGRAGHLNKAYSFIDNMPVRPDASVWGALLGACRIHGNVDLGRIASERLFEVDSENVGYYVLLSNIYANSGKWEGVEKVRSLARNRGLSKTPGWSSIEVNNNVDVFYTANQSHPKCQEIYQKLSDLTAKMKSLGYVPDFSFVLQDVEDDEKEHILNSHSERLAIAFGLISTPPKTPIRIFKNLRVCGDCHNATKFISVITEREIIVRDSNRFHHFKDGACSCGDYW
- the LOC117612197 gene encoding pentatricopeptide repeat-containing protein At4g33990 isoform X2 gives rise to the protein MFSLVPTCKGRHVSKFLPSLGLCCQLFSAATNTLQFSSDGFANENKNDDIDLLFQSCTNVHHAKQLHAFLVVSGKVQNIFLSARLVNRYAYLGDVSFSRITFDLIPRKDVYTWNSMVSAYVRSGHFREAIDCFSQFLLTSGLRPDFYTFPPVLKACQNLVDGKKIHCQILKLGFEWDVFVAASLVHLYSRFGFVGIARRLFDEMPIRDVGSWNAMISGFCQNGNAADALDVLIEMRSDGVKMDRVTATSLLTACAQSGDILSGMLIHLYVIKHGLDFDLLICNALINMYSKFGSLGHARRIFDQMDIRDLVSWNSIIAAHEQNDDPMTALGLFYSMQLLGIQPDFLTLVSLASILAQLSDAAKSRSVHGFILRRDFFVQDVVIGNAVVDMYAKLGAIYSARTVFEGLPIKDVISWNTLITGYAQNGLASEAIEVYRMMQEYKEIIPNHGTWVSILPAYTSVGALQQGMKIHGRVIKNCLDLDVFVGTCLIDMYAKCGRLDDALLLFSQVPRKSAIPWNAVISSHGVHGHGEKALKLFKDMLDEEVKPDHVTFVSLLSACSHSGLVDEGQSYFHMMQEHYRIKPNLKHYGCMVDLLGRAGHLNKAYSFIDNMPVRPDASVWGALLGACRIHGNVDLGRIASERLFEVDSENVGYYVLLSNIYANSGKWEGVEKVRSLARNRGLSKTPGWSSIEVNNNVDVFYTANQSHPKCQEIYQKLSDLTAKMKSLGYVPDFSFVLQDVEDDEKEHILNSHSERLAIAFGLISTPPKTPIRIFKNLRDGACSCGDYW